In one window of Rhizobium oryzihabitans DNA:
- the cysK gene encoding cysteine synthase A encodes MPEARKPGRGRVYSSITETIGDTPIVRLDKLAKEKGVKANLLAKLEFFNPIASVKDRIGVAMIDALEAQGKITPGKTTLVEPTSGNTGIALAFAAAAKGYHLILTMPETMSVERRKMLALLGAELVLTEGPKGMKGAIAKAQELAETLPDAVIPQQFENPANPDIHRRTTAEEIWNDTDGSVDILVSGIGTGGTITGTGQVLKSRKPEVKVIAVEPADSPVLSGGNPGPHKIQGIGAGFAPAILDTGIYDEIVTVTNDEAFEIARLVAKLEGVPVGISSGAALAAAIKVGAREENTGKNIVVIIPSFAERYLSTALFEGLGL; translated from the coding sequence ATGCCCGAAGCCAGAAAGCCCGGACGCGGACGCGTCTATTCCTCCATCACGGAAACGATCGGTGACACGCCGATCGTGCGGCTGGACAAGCTGGCGAAAGAAAAGGGTGTGAAGGCCAACCTTCTCGCCAAGCTGGAGTTTTTCAACCCCATCGCTTCCGTGAAGGATCGCATCGGCGTCGCCATGATCGACGCGCTGGAAGCGCAGGGTAAGATCACCCCCGGCAAGACGACGCTGGTGGAACCAACCTCCGGCAATACCGGCATCGCGCTTGCCTTTGCCGCCGCAGCCAAGGGCTACCACCTGATCCTGACCATGCCGGAAACCATGTCGGTTGAACGCCGGAAAATGCTCGCCCTGCTGGGCGCCGAACTGGTGCTGACCGAAGGACCGAAGGGCATGAAGGGCGCAATCGCCAAGGCGCAGGAACTGGCCGAAACCCTGCCCGACGCCGTCATTCCCCAGCAGTTTGAAAACCCCGCCAATCCGGATATTCACCGCAGGACGACGGCCGAGGAAATCTGGAACGATACCGATGGCTCGGTCGATATTCTCGTCTCCGGCATCGGTACGGGCGGCACGATCACCGGCACGGGCCAAGTGTTGAAATCCCGCAAGCCGGAAGTAAAGGTCATTGCGGTCGAACCCGCCGACAGCCCTGTGCTTTCCGGCGGCAACCCCGGCCCCCACAAGATCCAGGGCATCGGCGCAGGCTTTGCCCCCGCGATCCTCGACACCGGCATTTATGACGAGATCGTCACCGTCACCAATGACGAGGCTTTCGAAATTGCCCGTCTGGTGGCGAAGCTGGAAGGCGTACCCGTCGGCATCTCCTCAGGTGCGGCACTGGCAGCGGCAATCAAAGTCGGCGCGCGTGAGGAAAATACCGGCAAGAACATCGTCGTCATCATTCCTTCCTTTGCGGAACGTTATCTTTCGACAGCGCTTTTCGAAGGCCTTGGACTCTAA
- a CDS encoding YifB family Mg chelatase-like AAA ATPase yields the protein MVARVNTVAFQGIEGVPVEVQVMVAPGRVGIQIVGLPDKAVAESRERVQAALHASGLALPAKKVTVNLAPADLPKEGSHFDLPIALGLMAALGAIPAEALAKYVVLGELNLDGTIGMVSGALPAAIGANALGKGLICPAESGPEAAWAGAGIDILAPRSLIALANHFRGTQLLSRPTPAIRANPVNLPDLADIKGQESARRALEVAAAGGHNLLMVGPPGSGKSMLAARLPSILPPLEAAELLEVSMVHSIAGQLSGGKLSDRRPFRTPHHSATMAALIGGGLRAKPGEASLAHHGVLFLDEFPEFAPQVLDALRQPLETGECIIARANHRVTYPAEIQLVAAMNPCKCGMAGEPGFTCARGPRCMTDYQGRISGPLMDRIDIRIDVPAVSAVDLIRPVAAEPSAVVAARVAGARLAQQERYAAASFSAIRTNARCSTTLIEKYAEPDASGLQLLRDAAERLKFSARGYHRILKVARTLADLEGRQTVGRIHVAEAISYRIAGERLTAAA from the coding sequence ATGGTGGCGCGGGTCAATACGGTTGCATTTCAGGGCATAGAAGGTGTGCCGGTCGAGGTGCAGGTCATGGTCGCACCCGGAAGGGTCGGCATCCAGATCGTTGGCCTGCCGGACAAGGCGGTGGCCGAAAGCCGGGAGCGAGTGCAGGCCGCCCTGCATGCCTCGGGTCTGGCGCTGCCGGCAAAAAAAGTTACGGTCAACCTGGCCCCTGCCGACTTGCCGAAGGAGGGGTCGCATTTCGATCTTCCCATCGCTTTGGGTCTCATGGCCGCTTTAGGGGCCATTCCGGCGGAAGCACTGGCAAAATATGTGGTTCTCGGCGAACTCAATCTTGATGGCACCATCGGAATGGTTTCGGGCGCTCTGCCCGCGGCCATCGGCGCCAATGCACTTGGCAAGGGACTGATCTGCCCGGCCGAAAGCGGGCCGGAGGCAGCCTGGGCCGGAGCCGGTATCGATATCCTCGCCCCGCGCAGCCTCATTGCGCTCGCCAATCATTTTCGCGGCACCCAGCTTCTTTCCCGCCCGACGCCGGCCATCCGGGCCAATCCCGTCAATCTGCCTGATCTTGCCGATATCAAGGGGCAGGAGAGTGCGAGGCGCGCGCTGGAGGTAGCGGCGGCCGGCGGCCATAATCTGCTCATGGTCGGTCCGCCGGGCTCGGGCAAATCCATGCTCGCCGCGCGCCTGCCGTCAATACTGCCGCCGCTGGAGGCGGCGGAGTTGCTGGAAGTGTCCATGGTTCATTCCATCGCCGGCCAATTATCCGGTGGCAAACTGTCGGATCGTAGACCCTTTCGCACACCGCACCATTCCGCCACCATGGCGGCGCTGATCGGTGGAGGCTTGCGTGCCAAACCGGGCGAGGCCTCTCTTGCCCATCACGGCGTTCTTTTTCTCGACGAATTTCCGGAGTTTGCGCCGCAGGTGCTGGATGCGTTGCGCCAGCCGCTGGAGACGGGTGAATGCATCATTGCCCGTGCCAATCACCGCGTTACCTATCCGGCGGAAATCCAGCTTGTCGCGGCGATGAACCCTTGTAAATGTGGAATGGCGGGAGAACCGGGTTTCACCTGCGCCCGAGGTCCGCGCTGCATGACCGATTATCAGGGCCGCATTTCCGGCCCGCTGATGGACCGTATCGATATCCGCATCGACGTTCCCGCCGTCTCTGCCGTCGATCTCATCCGCCCCGTGGCTGCAGAGCCGAGTGCGGTGGTCGCTGCCCGTGTCGCTGGGGCTCGCCTCGCCCAGCAGGAGCGTTACGCGGCGGCCAGCTTTTCCGCCATCCGCACCAATGCCCGCTGCAGCACAACGCTGATCGAAAAATATGCCGAGCCGGATGCTTCCGGGCTGCAATTGCTGCGTGATGCGGCCGAGCGGCTGAAGTTCTCTGCTCGTGGTTATCACCGCATCCTCAAGGTCGCCCGGACGCTGGCAGATCTGGAGGGCAGGCAGACGGTCGGGCGTATCCACGTGGCGGAAGCCATTTCTTATCGTATAGCCGGCGAAAGGCTGACGGCGGCGGCGTAA
- the gshB gene encoding glutathione synthase: MAKIKNVAIQMDHVSGINIAGDSTFAMSLEAQARGYRLFHYTPDRLSMRDGKIYATVEQMELRDIKGDHFSLSEPERVDLSTMDVIHLRQDPPFDMAYITSTHLLERIHPRTLVVNDPAWVRNSPEKIFVTEFADLMPKTLITKDVAEIARFRNEMGDIILKPLYGNGGAGVFHSTRDDRNFSSLLEMFGQMFREPYIAQQYLPDVRKGDKRILLVDGEPVGAINRVPAENDARSNMHAGGRPEPTELTAREKEICRRIGPALRERGFLFVGIDVIGDYMTEINVTSPTGIREVQKFGGADVASLLWDAIEKKREAQDI, translated from the coding sequence ATGGCGAAGATCAAAAACGTCGCGATCCAGATGGATCATGTCTCCGGCATCAACATTGCCGGTGACTCCACCTTCGCCATGAGCCTTGAGGCGCAGGCCCGCGGTTACCGGCTGTTCCATTACACCCCCGACCGTCTCTCCATGCGCGATGGCAAGATTTACGCCACCGTCGAACAGATGGAACTGCGCGATATCAAGGGCGACCATTTCTCGCTGTCCGAGCCCGAGCGGGTCGACCTCTCGACCATGGATGTCATCCATCTGCGCCAGGATCCGCCATTCGACATGGCCTATATAACTTCAACCCACTTGCTGGAGCGCATTCATCCCAGAACGCTGGTGGTCAATGATCCCGCCTGGGTCCGCAACTCGCCGGAAAAGATTTTCGTCACCGAATTCGCCGATCTGATGCCGAAGACGCTGATCACCAAGGACGTGGCCGAGATCGCCCGGTTCCGCAATGAGATGGGCGATATCATCCTCAAGCCGCTATATGGTAATGGCGGCGCCGGCGTTTTCCATTCGACGCGGGACGACCGCAATTTCTCCTCGCTGCTCGAAATGTTCGGCCAGATGTTCCGCGAGCCATATATCGCCCAGCAATATCTTCCGGATGTCCGCAAGGGCGACAAGCGTATCCTCCTGGTGGATGGCGAGCCGGTGGGCGCGATCAACCGCGTGCCGGCGGAAAACGATGCCCGCTCCAACATGCATGCCGGAGGCCGGCCGGAACCGACGGAACTGACAGCGCGCGAAAAGGAAATCTGCCGCCGCATCGGTCCCGCCCTGCGCGAGCGTGGGTTTCTGTTCGTCGGCATTGATGTGATCGGTGATTATATGACCGAAATCAACGTCACCTCACCGACAGGTATTCGCGAAGTGCAGAAATTCGGCGGCGCCGATGTTGCGAGCCTGCTTTGGGACGCCATCGAGAAAAAACGCGAAGCGCAGGATATCTGA
- a CDS encoding cupin domain-containing protein, with protein sequence MSFKMMFATAATMAIRSVPILPASLRRAKDESVVSASCTDLRLQPAPINPDWIISGNPQARAADHSRSGDRASSTAMWDCTAGEFRWFFGWDETVYILEGEVHVTAEDGSISILRVGDVAYFRAGTWATWRVDEYVRKVAFMRRPFPTALALAYRVKNKLFAGRSYKLAA encoded by the coding sequence ATGTCCTTCAAAATGATGTTCGCGACGGCGGCAACCATGGCGATCCGCTCGGTGCCGATATTGCCGGCCTCCTTGCGCCGGGCAAAAGACGAGAGTGTCGTCAGCGCATCGTGCACGGATCTGCGGCTTCAGCCGGCCCCCATCAATCCTGACTGGATCATTTCTGGTAATCCCCAGGCGCGTGCGGCGGACCATTCCAGAAGCGGTGACCGCGCCTCCAGCACCGCCATGTGGGATTGCACGGCGGGTGAATTCCGCTGGTTCTTCGGTTGGGACGAGACCGTTTATATTCTCGAAGGCGAAGTGCATGTGACGGCGGAAGACGGCTCGATCAGCATCCTGCGGGTCGGCGATGTCGCATATTTCCGTGCGGGAACGTGGGCCACCTGGCGGGTGGATGAATATGTCCGCAAGGTCGCCTTCATGCGCCGCCCGTTCCCCACGGCGTTGGCTCTGGCGTATCGGGTCAAGAACAAGCTGTTTGCCGGTCGCTCCTACAAGCTTGCGGCCTGA
- a CDS encoding sn-glycerol-3-phosphate import ATP-binding protein UgpC, with the protein MAAIEISQVCKDYHGGVRAVHHVDIDIRDGEFIVLVGPSGCGKSTLLRMVAGLEDISEGTVKIGDRLVNQVDPADRDIAMVFQNYALYPHMSVRQNLEYGLKNRKTPKAEIDARVAEAARMLQLEPYLERKPRALSGGQRQRVAMGRAIVRKPAAFLFDEPLSNLDAKLRVSMRGEIKRLQKRLGTTSIYVTHDQLEAMTLADRLVVLNGGRIEQIGAPLEVYHTPASTFVASFIGSPAMNLLNGELHGDGLAIGPSLVSLGGFAPTSGPVTVGMRAEDFRLAAEGEQGFVLRVDYIEELGSQRLIHGMIGDQNLTVAFSPEVEVPATLSVAISPDKLHFFSSETGKRISGKVEQSVMQASELATA; encoded by the coding sequence ATGGCCGCGATAGAAATCAGTCAGGTCTGCAAGGATTATCATGGCGGCGTGCGCGCCGTGCATCACGTCGATATCGACATCAGGGACGGTGAATTCATCGTGCTCGTCGGCCCCTCCGGCTGCGGCAAGTCCACGCTGCTGCGCATGGTTGCCGGCCTTGAGGACATCTCCGAAGGCACGGTGAAGATCGGTGACCGCCTGGTCAACCAGGTCGATCCGGCTGACCGGGATATCGCCATGGTGTTCCAGAACTATGCGCTTTATCCGCATATGTCGGTGCGGCAGAACCTGGAATACGGGTTGAAGAACCGCAAGACGCCAAAGGCGGAGATCGATGCGCGCGTGGCGGAGGCTGCCCGCATGCTGCAGCTCGAACCCTATCTGGAGCGCAAGCCGCGTGCTCTGTCCGGTGGTCAGCGGCAGCGTGTGGCCATGGGCCGCGCCATCGTGCGCAAACCGGCGGCCTTCCTGTTCGACGAGCCCCTGTCCAACCTTGACGCCAAGCTGCGCGTTTCCATGCGCGGCGAGATCAAGCGCCTGCAGAAGCGTCTTGGTACGACCTCCATCTATGTCACCCACGACCAGCTGGAGGCCATGACCCTGGCTGATCGCCTGGTGGTGCTGAATGGTGGCCGCATCGAACAGATCGGCGCGCCGCTCGAGGTCTATCACACTCCTGCCTCCACCTTCGTCGCGAGCTTCATCGGCTCTCCCGCCATGAACCTGCTGAACGGCGAACTGCACGGGGATGGCCTCGCCATCGGGCCGTCGCTGGTCTCGCTTGGCGGTTTCGCGCCGACCTCCGGTCCGGTCACGGTCGGCATGCGGGCGGAAGATTTCCGCCTGGCCGCAGAAGGCGAGCAGGGCTTCGTGCTGCGCGTCGATTACATCGAGGAGCTCGGCTCCCAGCGTCTCATCCACGGTATGATCGGCGATCAGAACCTCACTGTGGCGTTTTCGCCCGAGGTTGAGGTTCCGGCTACCCTGTCGGTCGCCATATCCCCGGACAAGCTGCATTTCTTCTCCAGCGAGACCGGCAAGCGGATTTCCGGCAAGGTGGAGCAGTCCGTGATGCAGGCGTCCGAACTGGCGACCGCCTGA
- the ugpE gene encoding sn-glycerol-3-phosphate ABC transporter permease UgpE translates to MYKTKPLDHLVLIIGALFLILPVVVAFMTSTHTAAEIHRSGLAILPGDNFVETYEKVLTQKGGFTGQITGLNMVLNSLILGIGFAVGKIVLSMTAAYAIVYFRFRFATLAFWIIFTTLLLPLEVRIMPSYEVMSKLGLLNSYTGLIVPLLASATGTFYFRQFFKSIPEELLEAARIDGAGPVKFFIDVIIPLSRTMMAAIFIIMFVYGWNQYLWPMLMTTDESFFTLMRGIKSILQVWVGSQIPDYNEAFALAVLAMLPPVLIVVIFQRWFIKGLTESDK, encoded by the coding sequence ATGTACAAGACAAAACCCCTCGATCATCTGGTGCTGATCATCGGCGCGCTGTTCCTGATCTTGCCGGTCGTCGTGGCATTCATGACGTCAACCCACACCGCTGCGGAAATTCACCGCAGCGGTCTGGCAATCCTTCCCGGCGATAATTTCGTTGAAACCTATGAGAAGGTTCTGACGCAGAAGGGCGGTTTCACCGGGCAGATCACCGGCCTCAACATGGTGCTCAATTCGCTGATCCTCGGTATCGGTTTTGCCGTCGGCAAGATCGTCCTGTCGATGACGGCGGCCTATGCGATCGTCTACTTCCGCTTCCGGTTTGCGACGCTCGCCTTCTGGATCATTTTCACCACGCTGCTTCTGCCGCTCGAAGTGCGCATCATGCCGTCCTACGAGGTGATGAGCAAACTCGGGCTCCTGAACTCCTATACCGGGCTCATCGTACCGCTTCTGGCGTCTGCGACAGGCACCTTCTATTTCAGGCAGTTCTTCAAATCCATCCCGGAGGAATTGCTGGAGGCGGCCCGCATAGACGGCGCGGGTCCGGTGAAATTCTTCATCGATGTGATCATCCCGCTTTCCCGCACCATGATGGCGGCGATCTTCATCATCATGTTCGTTTACGGCTGGAACCAGTATCTCTGGCCCATGCTGATGACGACGGATGAGAGTTTCTTCACCCTGATGCGTGGCATCAAGTCGATCCTGCAGGTCTGGGTCGGTTCACAAATTCCCGATTATAACGAAGCTTTCGCGCTTGCCGTTCTGGCCATGCTGCCGCCTGTGTTGATCGTCGTGATCTTCCAGCGCTGGTTCATCAAGGGCCTCACCGAGAGCGACAAATAA
- a CDS encoding ABC transporter permease subunit: MAYTSSQPRLARFLSGRSAKAGKPVSAAEAGMKRVQFSSSFVPYLFLAPQLAVIFIFFYWPSVQAVHSSFYIEDPFGFGASFVGFANYSDAIFNPEYLSIAKFTVIFTVLVTFFSLALGLLLAVKADAVIRGSSTYKTVLISVYAIAPPVAGLIGMMFFDQHIGPFVKMAAMLGWDMKVGLNYFDTAFAMVVVAVWKQIPYNFIFFLSGLQGVSVAVREAAAIDCRSGFRRFWTVIMPLLAPTAFFLLIINITYSLFDTFGVIDVMVKDKAANNPITLVYKVFLDGFRGNDIGGSSAQSVILMLVVFVLTIIQFRFIEKRIHYN; this comes from the coding sequence GTGGCCTATACATCGTCTCAACCGCGTCTGGCCCGGTTTTTGTCCGGCCGGTCCGCAAAGGCTGGAAAACCCGTCAGCGCCGCCGAAGCCGGCATGAAGCGCGTGCAGTTCTCCTCGTCCTTCGTGCCCTATCTGTTTCTGGCGCCGCAACTGGCGGTGATTTTCATCTTCTTTTACTGGCCTTCCGTTCAGGCCGTGCATTCATCGTTCTATATTGAAGACCCCTTCGGCTTCGGCGCCTCTTTTGTCGGGTTCGCCAATTATTCGGACGCGATATTCAATCCGGAATATCTCAGCATCGCCAAGTTCACGGTCATCTTCACCGTGCTGGTGACCTTCTTCTCGCTGGCGCTTGGCCTGCTGCTCGCCGTCAAGGCCGATGCCGTCATTCGCGGCAGTTCGACCTACAAGACGGTGCTTATTTCCGTCTATGCCATCGCACCGCCGGTCGCTGGCCTCATCGGCATGATGTTCTTCGACCAGCACATCGGACCTTTCGTCAAGATGGCCGCGATGCTCGGTTGGGACATGAAAGTCGGACTCAATTATTTCGATACGGCTTTCGCTATGGTGGTCGTCGCTGTCTGGAAGCAGATTCCTTACAATTTCATCTTCTTCCTGTCCGGCTTGCAGGGTGTCTCCGTCGCCGTGCGTGAAGCCGCCGCCATCGACTGCCGCTCGGGTTTTCGCCGGTTCTGGACGGTCATCATGCCGTTGCTGGCACCCACAGCCTTCTTCCTGCTCATCATCAACATCACCTATTCCCTGTTCGATACGTTCGGTGTCATCGACGTGATGGTAAAGGATAAGGCGGCCAACAACCCGATCACCCTGGTCTACAAGGTGTTTCTCGACGGTTTCCGCGGCAATGACATCGGCGGTTCGTCGGCCCAGTCCGTCATCCTGATGCTGGTCGTCTTCGTCCTCACCATCATCCAGTTCCGCTTCATCGAGAAGCGCATCCATTACAATTGA
- a CDS encoding extracellular solute-binding protein, with protein sequence MLKKISMAAVAVSISATSSMAATNITWWHGMGGRNGEVINEVAQKFNEAQKECALTPVSKGSYEEALASGIAAFRSGEQPNILQVFDAGAATIINAKGAVIPAEDLINKAGYKFDRDAFINGVRYFYAAADGKFVGMPFNSSAPIMYVNDEALKKAGVEAPKTWEEFEQVAPKLKEAGYIPLVQSQLTWQFTENFFSRNNIQFATNNNGYDSVADTKLKVTDPNLVMMFDKLKDWKDKGLFAYYGAGWNDNQKPFEEGKVAFWIGSSGSFGGLQKTATMPFSATFLPYWGSIKGAGTNSFIGGAALFAMSGKSEAENKCVADFFQFLTSPEIQVFYHKATGYVAITKAAYEKAKAEGFYKEKPIAEVGIQQLSLPGGEWSKGYRLGFYPQIRAIMEREYNRIFSGEVTPKDAFDIIEKEGNDLLARFAKTAG encoded by the coding sequence ATGTTGAAGAAGATTTCCATGGCCGCGGTGGCCGTCAGCATTTCGGCTACATCTTCCATGGCGGCGACCAACATCACCTGGTGGCACGGCATGGGCGGCCGCAACGGCGAAGTCATCAACGAAGTTGCCCAGAAGTTCAACGAAGCCCAGAAGGAATGCGCGCTGACGCCAGTTTCCAAGGGCTCCTACGAAGAAGCGCTGGCAAGCGGCATTGCCGCCTTCCGTTCGGGCGAACAGCCGAACATCCTCCAGGTTTTCGATGCTGGCGCTGCCACCATCATCAACGCCAAGGGCGCTGTCATTCCTGCTGAAGACCTCATCAACAAGGCCGGTTACAAGTTCGACCGTGACGCCTTCATCAACGGTGTGCGTTATTTCTACGCTGCCGCTGACGGCAAGTTCGTCGGCATGCCGTTCAACTCTTCCGCGCCGATCATGTACGTTAACGACGAAGCCCTGAAAAAGGCCGGCGTCGAGGCTCCGAAGACCTGGGAAGAATTCGAGCAGGTTGCGCCGAAGCTGAAGGAAGCCGGTTACATCCCGCTCGTCCAGTCGCAGCTCACCTGGCAGTTCACGGAGAACTTCTTCTCCCGCAACAACATCCAGTTCGCAACCAACAATAACGGTTACGACAGCGTTGCCGACACCAAGCTCAAGGTCACCGACCCGAACCTCGTCATGATGTTCGACAAGCTGAAGGACTGGAAGGACAAGGGCCTGTTCGCTTATTACGGCGCCGGCTGGAACGACAACCAGAAGCCCTTCGAAGAAGGCAAGGTTGCTTTCTGGATCGGTTCTTCGGGTTCGTTCGGCGGCCTGCAGAAGACGGCGACCATGCCGTTCTCGGCAACCTTCCTTCCCTACTGGGGCTCCATCAAGGGTGCCGGCACCAACTCGTTCATCGGCGGTGCAGCTCTCTTCGCAATGTCGGGCAAGTCTGAAGCCGAAAACAAGTGCGTGGCTGACTTCTTCCAGTTCCTGACCTCGCCGGAAATCCAGGTCTTCTACCACAAGGCAACCGGTTACGTCGCCATCACCAAGGCCGCTTACGAAAAGGCCAAGGCTGAAGGTTTCTACAAGGAAAAGCCGATTGCCGAAGTTGGTATCCAGCAGCTGTCGCTGCCGGGCGGCGAATGGTCCAAGGGTTACCGTCTCGGTTTCTACCCGCAGATCCGCGCCATTATGGAACGTGAATACAACCGCATCTTCTCCGGCGAAGTCACGCCGAAGGACGCCTTCGACATCATCGAGAAGGAAGGCAATGACCTTCTGGCCCGTTTCGCCAAGACGGCCGGCTGA
- a CDS encoding sugar O-acetyltransferase — translation MPTEREKMAAGEWYSCMDAELDVLRSRARRAVHQHNTMPPDERGAMAPLLGALFVASGEGVFIEAPFHCAYGFNITLGKNVYLNTGCTILDSAKVSIGDGSMLGPAVQIYCAEHHLDSVPRSQGIEIAKPVTIGRDVWIGGAAILLAGITIGDGAIVGAGSVVTRDVLPGTTVLGNPARPIKRRDP, via the coding sequence ATGCCGACCGAGCGGGAAAAAATGGCCGCAGGCGAATGGTACAGCTGCATGGATGCCGAGCTGGATGTGCTGCGTTCCCGTGCCCGGCGTGCGGTTCACCAGCATAATACCATGCCGCCGGATGAGCGCGGAGCCATGGCGCCATTGCTTGGGGCGCTTTTCGTCGCCAGCGGGGAAGGGGTATTTATTGAAGCGCCTTTTCATTGTGCCTACGGCTTCAACATCACCCTTGGTAAAAACGTCTATCTCAATACCGGCTGCACGATCCTGGATTCCGCAAAGGTGTCGATAGGCGATGGCTCGATGCTGGGACCCGCCGTGCAGATCTATTGCGCCGAGCACCATCTGGACTCGGTTCCGCGTTCGCAGGGCATTGAAATCGCAAAGCCGGTGACGATCGGCCGTGATGTCTGGATCGGCGGTGCGGCGATCCTTCTGGCCGGTATCACCATTGGCGATGGTGCGATCGTCGGCGCGGGTTCGGTGGTAACCAGGGATGTGCTGCCGGGCACGACCGTGCTGGGAAATCCGGCCCGTCCGATAAAGCGCAGGGACCCGTGA
- a CDS encoding YraN family protein: MAADGRNNKRRKAERRGHAAEYWAALYLLLRGYRILAIRYRTRLGEIDLIARKRDVIAIVEVKARSSGEGAVDAVGWRSQQRIRAAADLWLSRRRDAGRFSLRFDIVAVLPRRLPKHFIDAF; the protein is encoded by the coding sequence ATGGCCGCTGACGGGCGAAACAACAAGAGACGAAAGGCCGAGCGACGCGGCCATGCTGCGGAATATTGGGCCGCGCTCTATCTGCTGTTGAGAGGCTATCGCATCCTCGCCATTCGATACCGTACCCGGCTCGGAGAAATCGATCTCATCGCCCGCAAGAGGGATGTCATCGCCATCGTCGAGGTCAAGGCACGATCATCAGGCGAAGGCGCCGTCGACGCCGTCGGCTGGCGTTCGCAGCAGCGCATCCGGGCGGCGGCCGATCTCTGGCTGTCCCGGCGCAGGGATGCAGGGCGATTTTCGCTGCGTTTCGATATCGTCGCCGTTCTGCCGCGACGCCTGCCTAAGCATTTCATCGACGCATTTTGA